In one window of Corallococcus macrosporus DNA:
- a CDS encoding GDP-mannose 4,6-dehydratase gives MRVLVTGADGFVGRHACAALRAAGDEVVEVHGPRGEGISSTALHFDVADEAKVKAAVSEVKPEAVLHLAGFSSVAKSHQNPARVFAVNTMGVVHLLTALRESAPKARVLLVSSGEVYGPVAEGTLAKEGHPHVPLSPYAASKSAGELAGEQFFRSYGMEVILARPFNHLGAGQDPTFVVPSFAAQIRAIALGTVDPILRTGNLDAIRDFSHVKDVVDAYRLLLLKGEAGQAYNVGSGEGRTIRSVLEEMIALSGVQARIELDPARLRPSDIPSLVADTTKLRALGWAPKLTVADALRDVLGPRVGAH, from the coding sequence ATGCGCGTCCTCGTCACGGGAGCGGATGGATTCGTCGGCCGGCATGCCTGCGCAGCCCTTCGGGCGGCCGGCGACGAGGTGGTGGAGGTGCATGGGCCCCGCGGCGAGGGCATCAGCAGCACCGCCCTGCACTTCGACGTCGCCGACGAGGCGAAGGTCAAGGCGGCGGTCTCCGAGGTGAAGCCGGAAGCGGTGCTGCACCTGGCCGGCTTCAGCTCGGTGGCCAAGAGCCACCAGAACCCCGCGCGCGTCTTCGCGGTGAACACCATGGGCGTGGTGCACCTGCTCACCGCGCTGCGCGAGAGCGCCCCCAAGGCGCGCGTGCTGCTGGTGAGCTCCGGTGAGGTGTACGGCCCCGTCGCGGAAGGGACCCTCGCGAAGGAGGGCCACCCGCACGTGCCGCTCAGCCCCTACGCCGCGTCGAAGTCCGCGGGGGAGCTGGCCGGCGAGCAGTTCTTCCGCAGCTACGGCATGGAGGTCATCCTCGCCCGGCCCTTCAACCACCTGGGCGCGGGGCAGGACCCCACCTTCGTGGTGCCGTCGTTCGCGGCGCAGATTCGCGCCATCGCGCTGGGCACGGTGGACCCCATCCTGCGCACGGGCAACCTGGACGCCATCCGGGACTTCTCCCACGTGAAGGACGTGGTGGACGCGTACCGGCTGCTGCTGCTCAAGGGCGAGGCGGGACAGGCCTACAACGTGGGCAGCGGCGAGGGCCGCACCATCCGCAGCGTGCTGGAGGAGATGATTGCCCTCTCCGGCGTGCAGGCGCGCATCGAGCTGGACCCCGCGCGGCTGCGCCCCTCGGACATCCCCAGCCTCGTGGCGGACACGACCAAGCTGCGCGCGCTGGGCTGGGCCCCGAAGCTCACCGTCGCGGACGCGCTGCGCGACGTGCTGGGCCCCAGGGTGGGCGCGCACTGA
- a CDS encoding glycosyltransferase family 4 protein, translated as MRRPVSTPGPIAFDATLWDEPTTGIGLYTRCLADALQAQGVSLDRMGARKSGEHPRGVQKRTPWTLATLPRQLKASPPAVYHALSNFNLPLTRTPGTAYVLTVHDLVPLDLPHTVSTPFRWQFRLWLARSLMLADRLVCVSECTRQDLVRRFPQVEPRAVVVPNGVDHVNAPTLDAADEDFLHALNLPKDYVLYAGSLDVRKNVDLVLDAQERLHARGRPFTLVLAGQRWFGSGTVETRIERLRSEGLDVRALGYQTPAIFYALMRRAALFVFPSRYEGFGLPPLEAMRLGTPTVVSTAGSLPEVCGSAAPAVDPDDAEGLAAVIDRLLRSPGERRALSEAGPRQAAKFTWARTAEGTRAAYDAALRHHR; from the coding sequence ATGAGGCGGCCCGTGTCGACCCCCGGACCCATCGCCTTCGACGCCACCCTGTGGGACGAGCCCACCACCGGCATCGGCCTGTACACCCGCTGCCTCGCGGACGCGCTCCAGGCCCAGGGCGTCTCCCTGGACCGGATGGGCGCGCGCAAGTCCGGGGAGCACCCGCGAGGCGTCCAGAAGCGGACGCCGTGGACGCTGGCCACGCTGCCCCGGCAGCTCAAGGCCTCGCCGCCGGCCGTCTACCACGCGCTCAGCAACTTCAACCTGCCGCTCACGCGCACGCCGGGCACGGCGTACGTGCTCACCGTGCATGACCTGGTGCCGTTGGACTTGCCACACACGGTGTCCACGCCGTTCCGGTGGCAGTTCCGGCTGTGGCTCGCGCGAAGCCTGATGCTCGCGGACCGGCTGGTGTGCGTCAGCGAGTGCACGCGCCAGGACCTGGTGCGCCGCTTCCCCCAGGTGGAGCCTCGCGCCGTCGTCGTGCCCAACGGCGTGGACCACGTGAACGCGCCCACGCTGGACGCGGCCGACGAGGACTTCCTCCACGCGCTGAACCTGCCGAAGGACTACGTGCTGTACGCGGGCTCGCTCGACGTGCGCAAGAACGTGGACCTGGTGCTGGACGCGCAGGAGCGGCTGCACGCGCGCGGCCGGCCCTTCACGCTCGTGCTGGCGGGGCAGCGCTGGTTCGGCTCGGGCACGGTGGAGACGCGCATCGAGCGGCTGCGCTCGGAAGGGCTGGACGTGCGGGCGCTGGGCTACCAGACCCCGGCCATCTTCTACGCGCTGATGCGGCGCGCGGCGTTGTTCGTCTTCCCCTCGCGCTACGAGGGCTTCGGCCTGCCGCCGCTCGAGGCCATGCGCCTGGGCACGCCCACGGTGGTGTCCACGGCGGGCTCGTTGCCGGAGGTGTGCGGCAGTGCCGCGCCCGCGGTGGATCCGGACGACGCGGAAGGACTGGCGGCGGTCATCGACCGGCTGCTGCGTTCCCCCGGGGAGCGCCGCGCGCTGTCGGAGGCGGGCCCGCGTCAGGCCGCGAAGTTCACCTGGGCCCGCACCGCGGAAGGCACGCGGGCCGCCTACGATGCGGCGCTTCGCCACCACCGGTAG
- a CDS encoding myxosortase-dependent phytase-like phosphatase, whose product MRNLSLPALTAVLVSTAAGAQTAPVQAPYTVQTQPGARSGGGTVNDVALWVNPANPADSRLITADQNNGLFTYALDGGELQAVTEGTSSSVDVLGGFPLAGGTSGALVLSANPTLTGLVPYVMDPNADGGGLTRLSPTVPPLGSGVSYGTVRMARGVDGSLQAFGALASGGLRQFALTPTDGGVTATPLRDIPAGAVLGLAVDPAYRALYVAQQGQGLYRYGADADAGTTGTQVVGLGDGGLTSVGRLALYEISGLDGYLIAADPNANTFVVFDRRTLGRVGAFQLVQDGGTDAVEQSRGLVAFSGALGTAFPEGLFVAHDGMSSSTLSDNLKLTSWGNVARAFTPPLTIAQQQVDAGTADGGTGTDGGGVIINPGDGNPIGGEGGDDDSGCGCTSAPVSAVATLGLLAMALLGRRRRG is encoded by the coding sequence ATGCGCAACCTCTCCCTCCCAGCGTTGACGGCCGTACTCGTGAGCACGGCGGCGGGGGCTCAGACGGCGCCTGTGCAAGCGCCGTACACCGTCCAGACCCAGCCTGGGGCCCGCTCCGGGGGCGGCACGGTGAACGACGTGGCCCTGTGGGTGAACCCGGCCAACCCGGCCGACAGCCGACTCATCACGGCGGACCAGAACAACGGCCTGTTCACCTACGCCCTGGACGGCGGGGAGCTCCAGGCCGTCACCGAGGGCACGTCCTCGAGCGTGGACGTGCTGGGAGGCTTCCCCCTGGCGGGCGGCACGTCCGGGGCGCTGGTGCTCAGCGCCAACCCCACGCTGACGGGGCTCGTGCCCTACGTGATGGATCCCAACGCGGACGGCGGCGGCCTGACCCGCCTGTCCCCCACGGTGCCCCCGCTGGGCTCGGGGGTGAGCTACGGGACGGTGCGCATGGCCCGCGGGGTGGACGGCTCCCTCCAGGCCTTTGGCGCCCTGGCATCGGGCGGCCTGCGGCAGTTCGCGCTGACGCCCACCGACGGTGGCGTCACGGCGACCCCCCTGCGGGACATCCCGGCCGGCGCGGTGCTGGGGCTGGCGGTGGACCCGGCCTACCGCGCGCTCTACGTGGCACAGCAGGGGCAGGGGCTCTATCGCTACGGCGCGGACGCGGACGCCGGGACGACGGGCACGCAGGTGGTGGGGCTGGGCGACGGCGGCCTGACGTCCGTGGGGCGCCTCGCGCTGTACGAAATCTCCGGCCTGGACGGCTACCTCATCGCGGCGGATCCGAACGCGAACACCTTCGTCGTCTTCGACCGGCGCACGCTGGGCCGGGTGGGGGCGTTCCAACTGGTGCAGGACGGCGGCACCGACGCGGTGGAGCAGTCGCGCGGGCTGGTGGCGTTCTCCGGCGCGCTGGGCACGGCCTTCCCGGAGGGGCTCTTCGTCGCGCATGACGGCATGAGCAGCAGCACGTTGAGCGACAACCTGAAGCTCACCTCCTGGGGCAACGTGGCCCGGGCCTTCACGCCGCCGCTCACCATCGCGCAGCAGCAGGTGGACGCCGGGACGGCAGACGGCGGCACCGGCACGGACGGCGGTGGCGTCATCATCAATCCGGGAGATGGCAACCCGATTGGCGGCGAGGGTGGCGACGACGACAGCGGCTGCGGGTGCACCAGCGCGCCGGTGTCGGCCGTCGCGACGCTGGGCCTGCTGGCCATGGCGCTCCTGGGCCGCCGGCGCCGCGGCTGA
- a CDS encoding bifunctional metallophosphatase/5'-nucleotidase: MRSFRSTALALALLACACKGGPTPAPAATPPAPPPAEPVRLTVVGTNDFHGWVMPHRATLPDGQKVEEGGAALFASYVARLREDNPGGVLLVDGGDLFQGTLASNLVEGAIVVDVYNLLGYAAVAIGNHEFDYGPVGSEPVARRPDEDPLGALKARVAQAKFPFLSANVREKDGRHPAWLGNDGTTVVTVKGVKVGLLGLTTLSTPQTTNPVNVASLKFQPLADAAREAARSLREQGAEVVVAIAHAGGKCTDLANPRDTSGCERDDGEIYAVVESLPKGAVDAVVAGHTHQPMGHFFGDVPVIETTGLARSFGVVDLFVDPVTHRVLPERTRIQAAIPVCGAVDATRKTCDARVLKDAKDVRLVPATFLGQPVTPDARVQALVAPAEARVEEEQRRPVGVEVQARMPQVYEGESALGNLIADAMREKARADVAVMNAGGIRADLPQGPLTFGKLYEVLPFDNTLAVLELDKDQLLSFLSLAYGGRKGVFAVSGLEVTLGACPGWDRFEGMTWPGNKLPKPKQTYRVAMPDFLLRGGDGVGPLTSKVPRERINLLQGQDLREVLIEYGRAHGNVLKPPALGRVHLTKAEGPCADAKP, encoded by the coding sequence ATGCGCTCCTTCCGCTCCACCGCCCTGGCGCTCGCGCTGCTCGCCTGCGCCTGCAAGGGCGGCCCGACGCCCGCACCCGCCGCCACGCCCCCCGCGCCTCCCCCCGCCGAGCCCGTGCGGCTCACGGTGGTGGGCACCAACGACTTCCACGGCTGGGTGATGCCCCACCGCGCCACGCTGCCGGACGGGCAGAAGGTGGAGGAGGGGGGCGCGGCGCTCTTCGCGTCCTACGTGGCGCGGCTGCGCGAGGACAACCCGGGCGGCGTGCTGCTGGTGGACGGCGGCGACCTGTTCCAGGGCACGCTGGCGTCCAACCTGGTCGAGGGCGCCATCGTCGTCGACGTGTACAACCTGCTGGGCTACGCGGCGGTCGCCATCGGCAACCACGAGTTCGACTACGGGCCGGTGGGCTCGGAGCCCGTGGCCCGCCGTCCGGACGAGGACCCGCTGGGCGCGCTCAAGGCCCGCGTGGCCCAGGCGAAGTTCCCCTTCCTGTCCGCCAACGTGCGCGAGAAGGACGGCCGCCACCCGGCGTGGCTGGGCAATGACGGCACCACGGTCGTCACCGTGAAGGGCGTGAAGGTGGGCCTGCTGGGCCTGACGACGCTGTCCACGCCGCAGACCACCAACCCCGTGAACGTCGCGAGCCTGAAGTTCCAGCCCCTGGCCGACGCCGCGAGGGAGGCCGCGAGGTCGCTGCGCGAGCAGGGCGCGGAGGTGGTGGTCGCCATCGCGCACGCGGGCGGCAAGTGCACGGACCTGGCGAACCCACGTGACACGTCCGGGTGCGAGCGCGACGACGGGGAAATCTACGCCGTGGTGGAGTCGCTGCCGAAGGGCGCGGTGGACGCGGTGGTGGCGGGCCACACGCACCAGCCCATGGGGCACTTCTTCGGCGACGTGCCGGTCATCGAGACGACGGGCCTGGCGCGCTCGTTCGGCGTGGTGGACCTCTTCGTGGATCCGGTGACCCACCGCGTGCTCCCCGAGCGCACGCGCATCCAGGCCGCCATCCCGGTGTGCGGCGCCGTGGACGCCACGCGGAAGACCTGCGACGCGCGGGTGCTCAAGGACGCGAAGGACGTGCGGCTGGTGCCGGCCACCTTCCTGGGCCAGCCGGTGACGCCGGACGCCCGCGTGCAGGCGCTGGTGGCCCCCGCGGAGGCGCGCGTGGAGGAGGAGCAGCGCCGCCCGGTGGGCGTGGAGGTCCAGGCCCGCATGCCCCAGGTGTACGAGGGCGAGAGCGCGCTGGGCAACCTCATCGCGGACGCAATGCGGGAGAAGGCCCGCGCCGACGTGGCGGTGATGAACGCGGGCGGCATCCGGGCGGACCTTCCGCAGGGGCCGCTCACCTTCGGGAAGCTCTATGAAGTCCTCCCCTTCGACAACACGCTCGCGGTGCTGGAGCTGGACAAGGACCAGCTGCTCAGCTTCCTGTCGCTGGCCTATGGCGGGCGCAAGGGCGTCTTCGCGGTGTCCGGGCTGGAGGTGACGCTGGGCGCGTGCCCGGGGTGGGATCGCTTCGAGGGCATGACGTGGCCGGGAAACAAGCTGCCGAAGCCGAAGCAGACCTACCGGGTCGCGATGCCGGACTTCCTGCTGCGCGGAGGCGACGGGGTGGGGCCACTGACGTCCAAGGTGCCACGGGAACGTATCAACCTGTTGCAGGGCCAGGACCTGCGCGAGGTGCTGATTGAGTACGGCCGTGCCCACGGCAACGTGCTGAAGCCCCCGGCGCTCGGGCGCGTGCACCTGACGAAGGCGGAGGGGCCCTGCGCGGACGCGAAGCCCTGA
- a CDS encoding glycosyltransferase family 4 protein, whose amino-acid sequence MAVHQLIPSFGPGDASGQAALHLQLLLRRMGHAGDIYAEEVAGGLQGLARHVFTLKPQPDDLVLYHHGIASPLSGRLMHLECKRGVVFHNISPARFYRDTPLEHALVAGRAQVAAMAPFLDVSIGDSDFNGAELRVAGHRNVHTVQLFIEKERFAASVADAKKLEELSGPGPTLVSVSRVMPHKRFEDLLALHRELLRIRPQARLLIVGGYEPGSRYFKLLQREMKDLRGVHFLGRLSHPELVAVYRSASVFVSMSEHEGFSVPIIEAMASEVPVLAYAAAAVPETLGGAGIAFDQKRYAFLAELAVDLSEDRDLRKAVLDGQARRLQHFSPTAAQVSLTRALEGVVAPPPRPRKAPAKRPRVALVVQRYGEVTGGAESHAAQVAEHLAPHWDVTVVTTCAKNHLTWENAFPPGEDRVGRTKVLRFPVTRTRNIHAFNGLSRQVFGHGNERLREEQWVAEQGPLSPGLLEHLATTQDAYDGYLFFTYLYAPTAWGLPLVADRALLVPTAHDEPPIRFGVYGDVFNRPRVLMCNTPEEVDMIGRFHPDHARARVVGVGVEALPAVPDRFRAKYGVHGRYLLYVGRLEPGKGVPDLLTFHRKLRAKYQDAPELVLAGEAHMDVSGEGVRHVGRISEQDKHDALAGALAVVVPSKFESLSLLTLEAFAQGTPVLVNGHSDVLVGQVERSGAGRVYRGLASFIEGLREVGEARDAMGQRARIYAQRHTWPQVVAAYREEMARIVEETHR is encoded by the coding sequence ATGGCGGTCCATCAGTTGATCCCGAGCTTCGGCCCCGGCGACGCCTCCGGTCAGGCCGCGCTGCACCTGCAACTCCTGCTGCGCCGCATGGGGCACGCGGGGGACATCTACGCGGAGGAGGTCGCCGGAGGGCTGCAGGGCCTGGCCCGCCACGTCTTCACGCTGAAGCCCCAGCCGGATGACCTGGTGCTGTACCACCACGGCATCGCGTCGCCGTTGAGCGGCCGGCTGATGCACCTGGAGTGCAAGCGGGGCGTGGTGTTCCACAACATCAGCCCCGCGCGCTTCTACCGCGACACGCCGCTGGAGCACGCGCTGGTGGCGGGCCGCGCGCAGGTGGCCGCGATGGCGCCCTTCCTGGACGTGTCCATCGGGGACTCGGACTTCAACGGCGCGGAGCTGCGCGTCGCGGGCCACCGCAACGTGCACACGGTGCAGCTCTTCATCGAGAAGGAGCGCTTCGCCGCGTCCGTGGCGGATGCGAAGAAGCTCGAGGAGCTGTCCGGGCCCGGGCCCACCCTGGTGTCGGTGAGCCGGGTGATGCCGCACAAGCGCTTCGAGGACCTGCTCGCGCTGCACCGGGAACTGCTGCGCATCCGCCCCCAGGCGCGCCTGCTCATCGTCGGCGGCTACGAGCCGGGCAGCCGCTACTTCAAGCTGCTCCAGCGCGAGATGAAGGACCTGCGCGGGGTGCACTTCCTGGGGCGCCTGTCGCATCCGGAGCTGGTGGCCGTGTACCGCTCCGCGTCCGTCTTCGTCTCCATGAGCGAGCACGAGGGCTTCAGCGTGCCCATCATCGAGGCCATGGCCTCCGAGGTCCCGGTGCTCGCGTACGCGGCGGCGGCGGTGCCGGAGACGCTGGGCGGGGCGGGCATCGCGTTCGACCAGAAGCGCTATGCGTTCCTCGCGGAGCTGGCGGTGGACCTGAGCGAGGACCGCGACCTGCGCAAGGCGGTGCTCGACGGCCAGGCGCGACGGCTCCAGCACTTCTCTCCCACCGCCGCGCAGGTGTCGCTGACGCGCGCGCTGGAGGGCGTGGTGGCGCCGCCGCCCCGTCCGCGCAAGGCCCCGGCGAAGCGGCCGCGCGTGGCGCTGGTGGTGCAGCGCTACGGCGAGGTGACGGGCGGCGCGGAGAGCCACGCCGCGCAGGTGGCGGAGCACCTGGCGCCGCACTGGGACGTCACGGTGGTGACGACCTGCGCGAAGAACCACCTGACGTGGGAGAACGCCTTCCCGCCCGGCGAGGACCGCGTGGGCCGCACGAAGGTGCTGCGCTTCCCGGTGACGCGCACGCGCAACATCCACGCGTTCAACGGGCTGTCGCGGCAGGTGTTCGGCCACGGCAACGAGCGGCTGCGCGAGGAACAGTGGGTGGCCGAGCAGGGCCCGCTGAGCCCCGGGCTGCTGGAGCACCTGGCGACGACGCAGGACGCGTACGACGGCTACCTGTTCTTCACGTACCTCTACGCGCCCACGGCGTGGGGCCTGCCGCTGGTGGCGGACCGCGCGCTGCTGGTGCCCACCGCGCACGACGAGCCGCCCATCCGCTTCGGCGTCTACGGCGACGTGTTCAACCGGCCCCGGGTGTTGATGTGCAACACGCCGGAGGAGGTCGACATGATTGGCCGCTTCCACCCGGACCATGCGCGGGCGCGTGTGGTGGGCGTGGGCGTGGAGGCGCTTCCGGCGGTGCCCGACCGCTTCCGGGCGAAGTACGGCGTGCACGGCCGCTACCTGCTCTACGTGGGCCGCCTGGAGCCAGGCAAGGGCGTGCCGGACCTGCTGACGTTCCACCGCAAGCTGCGGGCGAAGTACCAGGACGCGCCGGAGCTGGTGCTCGCGGGCGAGGCGCACATGGACGTGAGCGGCGAGGGCGTGCGGCACGTGGGGCGCATTTCCGAACAGGACAAGCACGACGCGCTGGCCGGAGCGCTGGCGGTGGTGGTGCCGTCGAAGTTCGAGAGCCTGTCGCTGCTGACGCTGGAGGCGTTCGCGCAGGGGACGCCGGTGCTGGTGAACGGGCACTCGGACGTGCTGGTGGGACAGGTGGAGCGCAGTGGCGCGGGCCGGGTGTACCGGGGGCTGGCGTCGTTCATCGAGGGACTGCGCGAGGTGGGTGAGGCCCGGGACGCGATGGGCCAGCGGGCCCGCATCTACGCGCAGCGGCACACGTGGCCCCAGGTGGTCGCGGCGTACCGGGAAGAGATGGCGCGCATCGTGGAGGAGACACACCGATGA
- the gmd gene encoding GDP-mannose 4,6-dehydratase, which yields MAKRALITGITGQDGSYLAELLLKKGYEVHGMVRRSSEEKFERIAHLQGKVQLHQGDLLDQFSLAALLNLTQPDEVYNLAAQSFVPTSWNQPVLTGEFTALGVTKMLEAIRHTRPQVRFYQASSSEMFGKVLEVPQSEDTPFYPRSPYGVAKAYGHHITVNYRESFKLFAVSGILFNHESPRRGLEFVTRKVTYNVARIKMGLQDTLPMGNLDAKRDWGFAGDYVDAMWRMLQQDTPEDFVVATNETHTVRELVEIAFARVGLDWQKHVKIDPAFVRPAEVDLLIGKYDKAKEKLGWEPTVRFKQLVEMMVDADLERVKAGQR from the coding sequence ATGGCCAAGCGCGCACTCATTACGGGCATCACGGGGCAGGACGGCAGCTATCTGGCGGAGCTGCTGCTCAAGAAGGGCTACGAGGTGCACGGCATGGTGCGCCGCTCCTCCGAGGAGAAGTTCGAGCGCATCGCTCACCTCCAGGGGAAGGTGCAGCTGCACCAGGGCGACCTCTTGGACCAGTTCTCGCTGGCGGCCCTGCTGAACCTCACGCAGCCGGACGAGGTCTACAACCTGGCGGCGCAGTCCTTCGTGCCCACCAGCTGGAACCAGCCGGTGCTCACCGGTGAGTTCACCGCGCTGGGCGTGACGAAGATGCTGGAGGCCATCCGCCACACCCGCCCGCAGGTGCGCTTCTACCAGGCGTCCTCCAGCGAGATGTTCGGCAAGGTGCTGGAGGTGCCGCAGTCGGAGGACACGCCCTTCTACCCGCGCAGCCCGTACGGCGTGGCGAAGGCGTACGGCCACCACATCACCGTGAACTACCGCGAGTCCTTCAAGCTCTTCGCGGTGAGCGGCATCCTCTTCAACCACGAGTCGCCCCGCCGCGGCCTGGAGTTCGTCACGCGCAAGGTCACGTACAACGTGGCGCGCATCAAGATGGGCCTCCAGGACACGCTGCCCATGGGCAACCTGGACGCCAAGCGCGACTGGGGCTTCGCGGGTGACTACGTGGACGCCATGTGGCGCATGCTCCAGCAGGACACGCCGGAGGACTTCGTCGTCGCCACCAACGAAACGCACACCGTGCGGGAGCTGGTGGAGATCGCCTTCGCGCGCGTGGGCCTGGACTGGCAGAAGCACGTGAAGATCGACCCCGCGTTCGTGCGCCCCGCGGAGGTGGACCTGCTCATCGGCAAGTACGACAAGGCCAAGGAGAAGCTCGGCTGGGAGCCCACGGTGCGCTTCAAGCAGCTCGTGGAGATGATGGTCGACGCCGACCTGGAACGCGTGAAGGCAGGACAGCGGTAA
- a CDS encoding NADAR family protein, translating to MPTTSSPRFTFFWKEDSFFSQWHPSVFEVEGVRYTCAEQYMMAGKARLFGDTRVLDQVLRAATPKQHKALGRKVSPFDAAVWERERERIVYEGNRAKFTQHRHLLEALLATRGTVLVEASPLDRIWGVGLNAEDPRIQDPSTWRGLNLLGNVLTRLREDLLAQGAGTVRT from the coding sequence ATGCCCACGACGTCGTCGCCGCGATTCACCTTCTTCTGGAAGGAGGACTCCTTCTTCTCGCAGTGGCACCCCTCCGTGTTCGAGGTGGAGGGCGTGCGCTACACCTGCGCGGAGCAGTACATGATGGCGGGCAAGGCGCGCCTGTTCGGCGACACGCGCGTGCTGGATCAGGTGCTGCGCGCCGCCACGCCCAAGCAGCACAAGGCGCTGGGCCGCAAGGTGAGCCCGTTCGACGCGGCCGTCTGGGAGCGCGAGCGCGAGCGCATCGTCTACGAGGGCAACCGCGCGAAGTTCACGCAGCACCGGCACCTCCTGGAGGCGCTGCTCGCCACCCGGGGCACCGTGCTGGTGGAGGCCAGCCCGCTGGACCGCATCTGGGGCGTGGGGCTGAACGCGGAGGACCCGCGCATCCAGGACCCGTCCACGTGGCGGGGGCTGAACCTGCTGGGCAACGTGCTGACGCGCCTGCGCGAGGACCTCCTCGCGCAGGGAGCGGGCACGGTCAGAACTTGA